The following are encoded in a window of Psilocybe cubensis strain MGC-MH-2018 chromosome 4, whole genome shotgun sequence genomic DNA:
- a CDS encoding ABC transporter domain-containing protein C20G4.01 has protein sequence MGAAAITGKSTLLQLLAGKKLINTPGAELTIKGQDVFRNSPSGVTFLGTEWAMNPVVRGDIVVSAFLDSVGGYRHKERRDILLDILDIDLDWHMHQISDDATHIFDGLNNFPTHVAHMRYGSFVTLPTPYNPNPSLGTSSTSTLYNLALQWLKEDRDYRRELERNGQQITRGARRDQAVPSDSETFYRK, from the exons ATGGGCGCTGCTGCAATTA CCGGAAAGTCTACACTGCTTCAGCTTTTGGCAGGGAAGAAACTGATCAACACCCCCGGCGCCGAGCTCACAATCAAGGGCCAAGATGTATTTAGAAACTCTCCCTCAGGTGTAACATTCCTAGGCACAGAATG GGCTATGAACCCCGTCGTCCGCGGCGATATTGTCGTCTCCGCATTCCTAGACTCCGTTGGGGGCTATAGACATAAGGAGAGGAGGGACATTCTTCTTGATATTCTCGACATCGACTTGGATTGGCACATGCACCAGATCTCGGATG ATGCAACGCATATCTTCGATGGCTTGAATAATTTCCCTACACATGTCGCTCATATGCGCTATGGATCCTTCGTAACCCTTCCCACGCCTTACAATCCTAATCCCAGTCTCGGAACTAGCTCAACATCCACACTATATAACTTGGCTCTTCAATGGCTCAAGGAAGACAGAGACTACCGCCGGGAACTCGAAAGGAATGGTCAACAGATTACTCGCGGAGCACGCAGAGACCAA GCGGTCCCTTCTGATTCCGAAACGTTCTACAGAAAGTGA
- a CDS encoding Baculoviral IAP repeat-containing protein 6 — MSEVEVQQLVEMGATHAQARAALKQYKDVMQAAERFFEGKFDHIKDEDVEMSSSRASPARDKVPRPATPSDDEDMDDAEDQDEDEDDDDDGGDYVDYDSDFGEMNGITATSGAGNVDVDPYSGIFFSKDRKEEVIEIDEIPETIVIHETNESVPLVTQGQWMKGCPEGGEQSFLFSLYSQLSTDATPCPHDCGASISRNKGDFFALHANFTTYIDRLRSRVTKICPRCHSKMCLACGEPVSIDHEKHAASREDPLFHCSNLQGVILGVGLIMLDQLYSQQVLDSDDLGVRTAKKRKPDGSNVDGDDEDSMYYGPGKKAKSSSGIGYDGDATEDNTGQLKALANQRSKDEKISKLMSSIRVYLPNLNREGGGRTSDYLVHPTALAHLRRRFNHICSSLLRNDSLADMSDRSVLYFELLEWLETVSNHEALASMMAMPIMVVASVKSVVAKNNQARERTIVYEGSSGPRELLEGIAIQARAALKGLEGNKVVEPTPEELTEEQKRMTVDAKEKAEEEITSITSDENMKLLRFCRRILATVSAIDRSLRDTKGDAFVERLHASLPNISSSADVTQYRVEAGASQDAIEHAYSEWATRVRFEYCDLTVPTAGQDDDVTPHYKFFYDNEARMLANSDIPKRSLAIAKELAILTTNLPVSWGSSIFLRVDETRVDVIKALITGPEGTPYHNGCYLFDIFLGPSYNQSPPNVKYMTTNGGKYRFNPNLYADGKVCLSLLGTWQGPGWVSGKSTLLQVLISIQSMILCDEPYLNEPGWATGSGTPASQAYSANVRRMVVRTAMLGNLKNPPEPFAEVIQTHFRLKANSIIAQLDEWLSKDDGKSTAPDGAAYSGVTINKADSSGSSNGFAKDIEELKGLLKSLGD; from the exons ATGTCGGAGGTTGAGGTTCAACAACTTGTTGAAATG GGTGCTACTCATGCCCAGGCGCGCGCTGCGCTGAAACAATATAAAGATGTAATGCAGGCCGCCGAAAGGTTTTTTGAGGGCAAATTTGATCACATCAAGGATGAGGACGTAGAgatgtcttcttccagaGCGTCTCCTGCAAGGGACAAAGTGCCGCGGCCAGCT ACGCCTtcagatgacgaagatatgGATGACGCAGAAGACcaggatgaagacgaggacgatgacgatg ATGGAGGCGACTATGTCGATTACGACTCTGACTTTGGAGAAATGAATGGAATCACTGCTACATCAGGGGCAGGAAATGTAGATGTCGATCCTTACTCTG GAATTTTCTTCTCTAAAGATCGTAAGGAAGAGGTCATTGAGATCGATGAAATACCAGAAACGATAGTCATTCATGAGACGAACGAATCAGTGCCTCTAGTGACGCAGGGGCAGTGGATGAAGGGCTGTCCTGAAGGTGGTGAACAAAGTTTTTTGTTTAGTCTTTACTCTCAACTCAGCACGGATGCCACTCCATGCCCTCACGATTGTGGGGCGTCAATTTCCCGGAACAAGGGCGATTTCTTCGCCTTACAT GCCAATTTCACAACATATATCGATCGACTACGAAGTCGGGTGACAAAAATTTGTCCTAGATGTCACTCGAAAATGTGCCTAGCTTGTGGCGAACCTGTTTCAATCGATCATGAAAAACATGCTGCTAGTCGCGAAGACCCCCTTTTTCACTGTTCGAATCTCCAGGGTGTTATACTGGGAGTCGGCTTAATAATGCTTGACCAACTCTATAGCCAGCAAGTTTTGGATTCAGATGATCTAGGCGTCCGAACAGCCAAAAAACGCAAACCTGACGGGAGCAATGTCGATGGAGATGATGAGGATAGCATGTACTATGGCCCTgggaagaaagcaaaaagtaGCAGTGGTATTGGCTATGACGGCGACGCTACCGAAGAT AATACCGGACAATTGAAGGCCTTGGCTAATCAACGCTCGAAGGACGAAAAGATTTCGAAATTGATGAGTTCCATACGTGTCTACCTACCTAATCTCAATCGCGAGGGTGGTGGGAGAACGAGCGATTACTTGGTCCACCCAACTGCTTTAGCTCACCTTCGCAGACGCTTCAACCACATTTGTAGCAGCCTTCTTCGGAATGATTCGTTAGCAGACATGTCCGACCGATCAGTACTCTACTTTGAGCTACTTGAATGGTTAGAG ACCGTCTCCAATCATGAAGCTCTGGCTAGCATGATGGCGATGCCAATCATGGTGGTCGCATCAGTGAAGTCTGTTGTTGCCAAAAACAATCAAGCGCGAGAAAGGACTATCGTATATGAAGGAAGTTCAGGTCCTAGGGAGCTTCTTGAGGGTATTGCCATACAAGCCCGGGCAGCGTTAAAAGGATTAGAAGGAAATAAAGTAGTGGAGCCCACCCCGGAAGAGCTTACAGAGGAACAGAAGCGTATGACGGTTGATGCGAAGGAAAAAGCTGAGGAAGAAATTACGAGCATAACCTCCGATGAGAACATGAAGCTCCTTCGTTTCTGCCGACGTATACTCGCGACTGTCTCAGCCATCGATCGCTCGCTACGGGATACCAAGGGAGATGCCTTCGTCGAGCGTTTGCACGCTTCGCTTCCGAATATTTCATCGTCTGCCGACGTTACTCAATACCGTGTTGAGGCTGGCGCATCACAAGATGCAATTGAACACGCTTATTCAGAATGGGCGACTCGAGTGAGATTTGAGTACTGTGATTTGACTGTGCCTACCGCGGGACAGGACGACGACGTTACACCGCATTATAAATTCTTCTATGATAATGAAGCTCGAATGTTAGCAAATTCCGATATTCCCAAGAGGTCGTTGGCCATCGCCAAAGAA CTGGCGATCTTGACGACCAACTTACCTGTCAGTTGGggttcttccatatttttgaGGGTCGACGAAACACGGGTCGATGTCATCAAAGCACTGATCACAGGGCCAGAAGGGACCCC GTATCATAACGGATG TTATTTATTCGATATTTTCTTAGGACCGAGTTACAACCAATCACCTCCTAACGTAAAATACATGACT ACGAACGGCGGGAAGTACCGTTTCAACCCAAATTTGTACGCT GACGGTAAAGTATGTCTCTCGTTACTTGGCACTTGGCAAGGCCCTGGTTGGGTTTCTGGCAAATCTACCTTACTACAA GTTCTCATTTCAATACAATCCATGATTTTATGCGATGAACCATATCTTAATGAGCCAGGTTGGGCCACAGGCTCTGGCACCCCGGCGTCACAAGCAT ATTCTGCCAATGTGAGACGCATGGTCGTGCGGACTGCA ATGCTCGGAAACCTCAAAAATCCCCCTGAACCATTTGCCGAAGTCATACAAACACATTTCCGGTTGAAAGCTAATTCTATCATTGCTCAACTGGACGAGTGGTTGAGTAAGGATGATGGCAAATCGACAGCGCCAGACGGGGCCGCTTACTCAGGAGTTACTATCAACAAAGCTGACAGCTCGGGCAGCTCTAATGGGTTTGCAAAGGACATTGAAGAGTTGAAGGGCCTCCTGAAGTCTCTGGGTGATTAG
- a CDS encoding Peroxisomal nicotinamide adenine dinucleotide carrier translates to MSDSAIHAVAGAAGGIVAMTATYPLIFLSTRAAVETKKEQKSTYQAIIDIIKREGVLGLYSGLDSSLLGIAVTNGVYYYFYERSREAILRTRTGGSKALSTLESMLTGLIAGSATTIISNPIWVIQTSQAVRTMGSDGNTTVTKKLGFLETVQSILAKDGIGALWRGIGPALVLVINPIIQYTAFEQLKNFLITRRTAKLRAAAGAATAVAVLTDMDFFVLGALSKLVATSITYPYIVVKSRLQAGSANALRYKSSIDGLLTILKEEGIEGLYKGIGSKIVQSVLTAAILFAGQRRIFEITKASLQPLIKA, encoded by the exons ATGAGTGATTCCGCTATCCATGCTGtcgctggtgctgctggaggCATCGTGGCGATGACGGCCACTTA CCCTCTCATCTTTCTTTCTACTCGAGCAGCGGTAGAAACCAAGAAGGAGCAAAAG TCGACGTACCAAGCAATTATCGACATCATCAAACGTGAAGGAGTTCTGGGCCTCTATAGTGGGTTGGACTCAAGCTTATTGGGTATCGCTGTTACAAATGG CGTTTATTACTACTTCTATGAGCGCTCGAGGGAGGCTATACTTCGCACGAGAACAGGAGGTAGCAAGGCACTCAGTACCCTGGAGTCCATGTTGACTGGGCTAATTGCTG GTTCTGCTACAACCATAATCAGCAACCCTATATGGGTCATCCAAACATCCCAAGCTGTCCGCACAATGGGGTCGGACGGAAACACAACCGTTACGAAGAAACTTGGATTTTTAGAGACTGTTCAGAGCATCTTGGCGAAAGATGGAATTGG TGCCCTGTGGCGAGGGATAGGACCCGCTCTGGTCCTTGTCATCAACCCGATCATTCAATATACGGCATTTGAACAGCTGAAGAACTTCTTGATAACAAGACGTACAGCCAAGCTTCGTGCCGCAGCTGGAGCAGCGACGGCTGTTGCGGTTTTAACTGATATGGACTTCTTTGTCCTGGGCGCGCTCTCAAAACTAG TTGCCACAAGCATTACCTATCCATACAT TGTTGTAAAGAGCCGTTTGCAGGCAGGATCCGCCAATGCGTTGAGATACAAATCCTCCATTGACGGATTGCTGACCATTTTGAAGGAGGAAGGAATCGAGGGCCTGTACAAGGGCATTGGAAGCAAAATTGTGCAGAGTGTTCTCACGGCGGCCATCCTCTTTGCAGGTCAACGGAGAATCTTTGAGATAACCAAAGCG TCCCTGCAACCTCTTATTAAAGCATAA